Within the Saccharomonospora amisosensis genome, the region CGTCCTGCGGCTCCACCGCAGGCGCCTCCTGGCCCTCCCCTTCCGACAGGAAGTCGGCCCGGAATACGGAAGTCCGCTCCGGAGACTGCTCCGGGGGAACGCCGGGCCCGTCGTTCGTGCTCACCTGAGCTCTCCTTACGCACTGAAGTGTTGTGGGCAAAACGTGGTGTAGCCAACGTACCGTGCGTGGTCACCGGGCAGTGCCGGGGCTCCCTGATCAACCTTGAGTCACGCGCTGGTAGGCCTCGGCATCGAGCAGCCCCTCGACCGTGCCCGCGTCGCTGAGCCTCAGCTCGATCAGCCAGCCCTCTCCGTAGGGGTCACTATTGATCAGCTCGGGGGTCTCCGCGACGGCGTCGTTGACGGCCACGATCTCCCCGTCCAGCGGTGCGAACAGCTCCGAAACACTCTTGGTCGACTCGACCTCGCCGAACACCTCTCCCGCGTCGACCTGGCGGCCGATCTCCGGCAGGTCGACGAACACCACGTCACCGAGCTGATCCTGGGCGTACTCGGTGATCCCGACCCGCACCCTCTCCTCGTCGAGCACGGCGACCCACTCGTGCTCCTCGGTGTAGCGCAGCTCTTCCGGAGTGGACACCAGGCGTTCCCCTTTCCGCTCGTCACCGGTCCTCGCCGCCCGCATCCTCGCACAACGCCACGCCGGATCGAGCGCTCGCAACGGCTCTGCCGGTCTGCAGCACGTACAGCGCCCCCGACCACAGGTACAGCGCGCAACCCCACGCCGTGAACGCGTAGGCGAACGGGCGGGCGATCTCGGCCACCTGCGACTCCCCCTGGATGACGAGCAGCAACGGCAGCGCGTACATCAGCCCGAACGTCGCCGCCTTGCCCGCGTAGGTCACCTCGGGCGGGGCGAAGCCGTACCTGCCGAGAACAAGCAGAGCGAGGCCGACCACCAGCTCCCTGCCGACCAGCGCGGCGACGAGCCACCACGGAACGATCTCGCGAAGCAGGAACGCCACCAGCGTCGCCATGATGTAGAGCCGGTCCGCGGCCGGATCGAGCAACTGCCCGAGCCTGCTCGTCTGGTCGAGCCAGCGGGCCAGCTTGCCGTCGAGCCAGTCGGTCAGCGCGCTGACCACCAGCAGCGCGAGCGCCCACCCGTCCTCCTTCGGGCCGAGCAACAGCCACAGGAACACCGGAACCCCGGCCAGCCGCAGCAGAGACAGGATGTTGGGTACGGTCAGCAACTGGCCGACGAGCGAGGGTTCTCGATCACCGGTCATACCGACCGGCTCCGCCGAGTCGGCAGGCTGGGCATCGCTCACCTGTTCACGGTAGCGGCACCCAACCCGCCGTCGTTCACCTGGCGCGGCGGTAACTCCAGCCCCGCCGCCGCAGGTCCTCCCCGGTCAGCGCGTGCGGCCTGCCGTGGCTGTCCGTGCCCATCCAGCGCGGCCTCCCGGGGCCGCTCTCGAGCACGTAGGGCCTGCCTTGGCTCCACACCACGGTGCATGGTGTGGTGGGCGGCTCCGGCGCCTCGTTCTCGTAGTCTCGTTCGGTCCTCATCACTGCCTGTGCTCGGTTCCGGATTGTTCACTGTGGGGGTAACCCGTGAGCGCGGCTCTACACATTTCGTGCACGCACCCATCGACGCTATCGGCCGCAGGGCGCGATCCGTTAGCTCGAAGGTGATTCTGCCACCACGCAGCCGCGGTCCGCGCCGGACCCTGCCGGGTCGACCGTCCACAGTAGAAGGGTCGCCGACCGGGCCGGCCATTACGCTGAGTAACTCGAATCGGTGCGCGGCTCAGGACTTCAGACCGGGGAAGTCCTCCTCGCGGTACTCCCCCTGCTGCCTGCCGTCGGCTGCCTCGTTCTCCCTGCCACGAAGCTCCACCCTGCGGATCTTGCCGGAGATCGTCTTGGGCAGGTCGGCGAACTGCAGCCTGCGGATGCGCTTGTAGGGGGCGAGGTTCTCCCTGCAGAACCGCAGAACCGCCTCCGCGGTCTCGGCACTGGGCTCGTGCCCGGCTGCGAGCACGACGTAGGCCTTGGGGACCGCCAGCCGGATCGGGTCGGGCGAGGGCACCACGGCGGCCTCGGCCACCGCGGGGTGCTCCAGCAGCACGCTCTCCAGTTCGAAGGGCGAGATGCGGTAGTCGGAGGCCTTGAACACGTCGTCGGTGCGGCCGACGTAGGTGATGTAGCCGTTCTCATCGATCGAGCCGACGTCACCGGTGTGGTAGTGCCCGCCCGCGAACGCCGTGGCGGTGCGCTCGTCGTCGTCGGCGTAGCCTGCCATCAGCCCCACCGGCCGGTGCGTGAGGTCCAGACAGATCTCGCCCTCCGAGGAGGGTTCGCCGCTGACCGGGTCGAGCAGCACCACCCGAAACCCCGGTACCGCGCGGCCCATCGACCCCGGCTTCACAGGCTGCCCCGGGGTGTTCGCGATCTGCACGCTGGTCTCGGTCTGCCCGAAGCCGTCCCGGATCGTCACCCCCCAGGACTTGCGAACCTGCTCGATCACCTCGGGGTTGAGCGGCTCCCCCGCCCCGACGACCTTCGTCGGCGGCTTGCGCAACGCCGACAGGTCGGCCTGGATGAGCATGCGCCACACGGTCGGCGGCGCGCAGAAGCTGGTGACTCCACATCGGTCCAGTTGCGCCATCAGCGCGTCGGCGTCGAACCGGGTGTAGTTGTAGAGGAACACCGTGGCCTCGGCGTTCCAGGGCGCGAACACGTTGCTCCACGCGTGTTTGGCCCAGCCCGGCGAGGAGATGTTCAGGTGTACGTCACCGGGCTCCAGTCCCAGCCAGTACATCGTCGACAGATGTCCAACGGGGTAGGACACGTGGGTGTGCTGCACCAGCTTCGGCTTCGCGGTGGTGCCTGAGGTGAAGTACAGCAGCAGCGGATCGTCCGCGCCGGTCGGCCCGTCCGGGGTGAACGCGGCGTCGGCGGAGTAGGCCTCGGCGAAGGAATGCCAACCGGAAACCGGCTCGCCCACGGCGGTGCGCGTGTAGTTACCGGGCACCTCGGCGAACTTCTCGGTGTCCGCCGAGCGGATCACGACGTGCCGCGCGTCGCCGCGGTCGACCCGGTCGCGCAGGTCGGCCGGACCGAGCAACGTCGATGCGGGGATGATGACAGCACCCAGCTTGGCCGCGGCCAGGATCGTTTCCCACAGCTCGACCTGGTTGCCAAGCATCAGGATGAGGCGGTCGCCGCGCCGAACCCCGCGCTGCCGCAGCCAGTTCGCCACCTGACTCGACCTTCGCGACAGCTCGGGGAAGGTCCACCGGCCCTGCGAGCCGTCCTCCTCGACGATCCACAACGCGTAGCGGCTTTCGTTGGCCGGGTCGGCAGCGATCTGGTCGAACCAGTCCAGCGCCCAGTTGAACTCGGTGAACCTCGGCCATTCGAAGTTCGCGTACGCGGTGGCGTAGTCCTCACGGTTGTGAAGGAGGTAGTCCCTTGCTTCCCGGAACCGCCGGTGAACCGCCGCGTCGGCGTCGTTGCCCACGATGCTCTCCCTGCGTCTGCTACCTGCTCGGCATGCACTTGTCGGCGTGCCCCTTTTCGGTGTGCCCATCGTCGCCGCCACGTGCCGAGCGCGTCACCTCCGCCTGGAGACCTCGCCCGCACGGGCGCCGGTGGTCACTCGCCGGTGAAGTCCGGTTCGCGCCGCTGCACGAAGGCCTGCACCGCCTCGCCGAGGTCCTTGCTCGGCAGGAACGCCGCGTTCCATGCCGACACGTAGCGCAGCCCGGCACGCACCCGCTCCTCGGTGTTGACCGAAAGGACTTCCTTCACACCCTGCACGACCAGCGGCGGGTTGGCGGCGATCTCGGCCGCCAGCTCCCGCGCCGCGGCCAGTACGGTGTCTGGGTCGGGGTAGACGTCGTTGACGAGCCCGATCTTCTCGGCGCGGGCGGCGTCGATGTCCTTGCCGGTGAACGCGAGCTCACGCAGGTGGCCCTCACCGATGATGGAAGCGAGCCGCTGCAGGCTTCCGACGTCGGCGACGATGGCGACCTTGACCTCGCGCACGCTGAACTTCGCCTCCGCGCTGGCGAGCCGGATGTCCGCGGCGCTGATCACATCGACACCGCCGCCAACGCACCACCCGGACACCGCCGCGATCACCGGCTTGCGGGTGGCCGCGATCGAGGTCACCGAGTCCTGCAGCCTGCGGATCTCGTCGAGCAGCCCCAGTCTCGCCCTCGCCAGTGCCTCCCCGGAGAGGTACTCCGACCACGACGGCATCATCGCGGGCAGGTCGAGTCCGTAGGAGAAGTGCTTCCCGCTGCCGGTGAGCACGATGGCCCGCACCTCGGGGTCGGCGTCCAGCGCGCCGAACACCAGCGGCAGCTCGCGCCAGAAGTCCGGCCCCATGGCGTTTCCCTTGTTGGGGCCGAGCAGCGTTACCTCCGCGACACGGCCGCTGCGCTCCACGCCGAGCGAGACGAGAGCGGGCAGGTCGGCGACTGATCGCGGGCTCTGCGCTCCCGCAGGCTGGCTTTCCGTCATGGTTCACATCCTCGCGTACGGCGTTGGCAGCCAGCCAGCCACGTTAGCCTGACCACATGAGTACCGTCCCCGCCATCGATTTCGCGCCCCCACCTCGGCGAGGCAACACGCCACCGTTGGAGCTGGCCGGGTCGTTCGAGCACCTCGGCCACCGGCTGGCCTACACCGAGTACGGCTACGGCGACGAGGTGATAGTGCTCACGCACGGGATCATGTTCACCCGCCGCATGCACGCACCGCTGGCCAGGGAACTCGCGGCGGCCGGCTACCGGGTCGTCACGCTCGACCTGCTCGGGCACGGCGACTCCGACCGGCCTGAGGAGTCGTGGTCGTACTCGATGCCCGCGTTCGCAGGGCAGACCCTGGCGTTGCTGGACCACCTGGGGGTGGAGCGTGCGGTGGTCGGCGGTACCTCGCTGGGCGCCAACGTGGCGCTCGAGGTGGCCATCGAGGCGCCCGACCGGGTACTAGGCCTGCTGATCGAGATGCCAGTGCTTGACAACGCGCTGGTGGCGGGCCTGCTCACGTTCGGCCCGCTGCTGTTCGCGGCCCGGTTCCTGCCGTTCACCGTGCGGGCCGTCGGCGCTGCCGCGCGCCGGGTGCCGCACGGTAACCAGTGGGTCGATGTCGTCACCGACACGCTCGACCAGCGGCCCGCCGCGATGGCGGCGCTGCTGCACGGGGTGTTCTTCGGCCGCATCGCACCGCCCAAGGAGATCCGGGGGCGGATCCGGACACCGACACTGGTGATCGGTCACCAGCGTGATCCCGTGCATCCGTTCGGCGACGCCGACACACTCGCCGCCGACCTGCCGGACGCCGAGTTCGTCCAGGCGCGCAGCCCTGTCGAACTGCGCCTGCAACCGACGAGGCTGACCGACACCATCAAGGATTTCGCCTGCCGCTGCCATCGTCGCCCAGCAGGCCGGCGACCGGCCCGATCACGGTGACCGCGGGTGGCCGGATGCCCGCGTCGGCCGCGTCGGCCGCGATACCGCGCAGCGTGGAACGGACCACCTGCTGCGTGCGCAGCGTGCCGTCGGCGACCATGACCACCGGCGTGTTGTCGGGCCTGCCCGCCGACACGAGCGCCTCGGCGAACAACTCGATGCGCTCCACCCCCATCATCAGCACGATGGTGCCGCGCATGCGGCCAAGCGCTTCCCAGTCCACGAGGCTCTGCTCGTGCCCTGGCGGGACGTGACCGGACACCACCACAACCTCGTGCGCCACGCCGCGATGGGTCACCGGCACGTCGGCCACGGCGGGAACGGCGAACGCACTGGTGATGCCGGGTACGACGGTCACAGGAACGCCCACCTCCGCGCATGCCAGCACCTCCTCGAAGCCACGGCCGAACACGTAGGGGTCGCCGCCCTTGAGCCGCACGACGAACTTGCCCGCCAGTGCGCGTTCGACCAGCACGCGGTTGATGACGTCCTGGCTGGCCGCGCGGCCGTAGGGGATCTTCGCGGCGTCCACCACCTCCGCGTGCGGTGGCAGCTCGTCGAGCAGTTCGCGCGGTGCGAGCCGGTCAACGACCACGACGTCGGCCCTGGCCAGCAGTCTGCGCCCGCGAACGGTGATCAGTTCGGGGTCACCGGGCCCGCCGCCAACCAGCGCCACTCCCGGCCGTGAACGGCCGTCCCCGGGCAGGCTGTCCTCTCCGGGATCGGCGACGGTGCCGCCGCGCAGCGCGTCGAGCAGGCCGTCCCGCACCGCCGAGGAGCGGTGCGGGTTACCACCGGAGAGGACACCGAGGAGCAGCCCGTCGTGCTCACCCGTCGCCGGGGTGACCGCGCTGCCTTCGACACCGGCGTCAGCGCGCACGCAGAACACCCTGGCCCGCTCCGCGTCCTGGCACACGGCGGCGTTCACGGCGGCGTCATCGGTGCAGGCCATCGCATACCACGCACCGTCGAGGTCGCCTTCGGCATAGCGGCGCCGGTGCCAGGTGAGCTCCCCCGCGTCGGCCATGGCGCCCACCGACGCGGTGGTGTGCGGTGAGACGACCTCCACAGCGGCACCGGCGCGAACCAGACGTGGCAGCCTGCGCTGCGCGACGCTGCCGCCGCCG harbors:
- a CDS encoding alpha/beta fold hydrolase, which encodes MSTVPAIDFAPPPRRGNTPPLELAGSFEHLGHRLAYTEYGYGDEVIVLTHGIMFTRRMHAPLARELAAAGYRVVTLDLLGHGDSDRPEESWSYSMPAFAGQTLALLDHLGVERAVVGGTSLGANVALEVAIEAPDRVLGLLIEMPVLDNALVAGLLTFGPLLFAARFLPFTVRAVGAAARRVPHGNQWVDVVTDTLDQRPAAMAALLHGVFFGRIAPPKEIRGRIRTPTLVIGHQRDPVHPFGDADTLAADLPDAEFVQARSPVELRLQPTRLTDTIKDFACRCHRRPAGRRPARSR
- the gcvH gene encoding glycine cleavage system protein GcvH; this translates as MSTPEELRYTEEHEWVAVLDEERVRVGITEYAQDQLGDVVFVDLPEIGRQVDAGEVFGEVESTKSVSELFAPLDGEIVAVNDAVAETPELINSDPYGEGWLIELRLSDAGTVEGLLDAEAYQRVTQG
- a CDS encoding crotonase/enoyl-CoA hydratase family protein, giving the protein MTESQPAGAQSPRSVADLPALVSLGVERSGRVAEVTLLGPNKGNAMGPDFWRELPLVFGALDADPEVRAIVLTGSGKHFSYGLDLPAMMPSWSEYLSGEALARARLGLLDEIRRLQDSVTSIAATRKPVIAAVSGWCVGGGVDVISAADIRLASAEAKFSVREVKVAIVADVGSLQRLASIIGEGHLRELAFTGKDIDAARAEKIGLVNDVYPDPDTVLAAARELAAEIAANPPLVVQGVKEVLSVNTEERVRAGLRYVSAWNAAFLPSKDLGEAVQAFVQRREPDFTGE
- a CDS encoding CDP-alcohol phosphatidyltransferase family protein, producing MTGDREPSLVGQLLTVPNILSLLRLAGVPVFLWLLLGPKEDGWALALLVVSALTDWLDGKLARWLDQTSRLGQLLDPAADRLYIMATLVAFLLREIVPWWLVAALVGRELVVGLALLVLGRYGFAPPEVTYAGKAATFGLMYALPLLLVIQGESQVAEIARPFAYAFTAWGCALYLWSGALYVLQTGRAVASARSGVALCEDAGGEDR
- the cobA gene encoding uroporphyrinogen-III C-methyltransferase — its product is MPQEQHYLAGLDLAGRKVVVVGGGSVAQRRLPRLVRAGAAVEVVSPHTTASVGAMADAGELTWHRRRYAEGDLDGAWYAMACTDDAAVNAAVCQDAERARVFCVRADAGVEGSAVTPATGEHDGLLLGVLSGGNPHRSSAVRDGLLDALRGGTVADPGEDSLPGDGRSRPGVALVGGGPGDPELITVRGRRLLARADVVVVDRLAPRELLDELPPHAEVVDAAKIPYGRAASQDVINRVLVERALAGKFVVRLKGGDPYVFGRGFEEVLACAEVGVPVTVVPGITSAFAVPAVADVPVTHRGVAHEVVVVSGHVPPGHEQSLVDWEALGRMRGTIVLMMGVERIELFAEALVSAGRPDNTPVVMVADGTLRTQQVVRSTLRGIAADAADAGIRPPAVTVIGPVAGLLGDDGSGRRNP
- a CDS encoding AMP-binding protein codes for the protein MGNDADAAVHRRFREARDYLLHNREDYATAYANFEWPRFTEFNWALDWFDQIAADPANESRYALWIVEEDGSQGRWTFPELSRRSSQVANWLRQRGVRRGDRLILMLGNQVELWETILAAAKLGAVIIPASTLLGPADLRDRVDRGDARHVVIRSADTEKFAEVPGNYTRTAVGEPVSGWHSFAEAYSADAAFTPDGPTGADDPLLLYFTSGTTAKPKLVQHTHVSYPVGHLSTMYWLGLEPGDVHLNISSPGWAKHAWSNVFAPWNAEATVFLYNYTRFDADALMAQLDRCGVTSFCAPPTVWRMLIQADLSALRKPPTKVVGAGEPLNPEVIEQVRKSWGVTIRDGFGQTETSVQIANTPGQPVKPGSMGRAVPGFRVVLLDPVSGEPSSEGEICLDLTHRPVGLMAGYADDDERTATAFAGGHYHTGDVGSIDENGYITYVGRTDDVFKASDYRISPFELESVLLEHPAVAEAAVVPSPDPIRLAVPKAYVVLAAGHEPSAETAEAVLRFCRENLAPYKRIRRLQFADLPKTISGKIRRVELRGRENEAADGRQQGEYREEDFPGLKS